From a region of the Daphnia magna isolate NIES linkage group LG1, ASM2063170v1.1, whole genome shotgun sequence genome:
- the LOC123472185 gene encoding uncharacterized protein LOC123472185 gives MNYDAVRRLCDPCVTDILCDKVAGSEVTCFYLKLMRLITASYLDKSLSPLDRIYGIWYSCLALRYWRHWLQENGYKLDINFITLNAYMCVEINAHSLVLISRRLRENGTPHLFRPWHFGSQSCESFFRLVRSLTSTESTQVNLSGKGFFSRSERADAANQLLGEGENDGVYFPRFTHAFEDQSQDDGKNISFNLPSHLPSDEEIERIIRKAMVDVDHQFQLLGVKMRGKKKFMFNQELVQRINVSRKDKEHPAALIDSNLLLELDDSGAEETAVEENVQPCPDAGDEYDIDVLKSLGMAQLRDFSHLVSRQLESSAFASIICNNGSQIVVKKARSCGFVKIQFGD, from the exons ATGAATTACGATGCTGTAAGAAGACTGTGTGACCCTTGTGTCACTGATATTCTGTGCGACAAAGTAGCAG GTTCAGAAGTAACGTGCTTCTATCTTAAGCTAATGAGACTAATAACAGCAAGTTATTTGGATAAAAGCTTATCACCACTAGACAGAATATATGGAATATGGTATTCTTGTCTCGCTTTACGGTATTGGCGACATTGGCTTCAAGAAAACGGATACAAACTAGATATTAATTTCATCACCCTCAACGCGTACATGTGTGTTGAGATAAATGCCCACTCCTTAGTCCTCATATCAAGGAGACTAAGAGAGAATGGAACTCCTCATCTGTTTCGGCCGTGGCATTTTGGGAGTCAGAGCTGCGAATCTTTTTTTCGACTTGTCCGGTCGTTGACTTCAACAGAATCGACCCAAGTAAATTTAAGTGGAAAAGGTTTTTTCAGTCGTAGCGAGAGAGCGGATGCCGCAAACCAACTTCTGGGAGAAGGAGAAAACGATGGAGTTTATTTCCCGAGGTTTACTCATGCTTTTGAAGACCAGAGCCAAGACGATggcaaaaatatttctttcaaTCTTCCTTCTCATTTACCCTCCGATGAGGAAATCGAACGTATAATTCGCAAGGCCATGGTAGATGTTGACCATCAGTTTCAATTATTAG GTGTGAAAatgagaggaaaaaagaaatttatgtTCAATCAAGAACTAGTTCAACGAATCAATGTGTCTCGAAAAGATAAGGAACACCCTGCAGCATTGATTGATAGCAACTTGCTGTTGGAGTTGGATGACTCCGGTGCAGAAGAAACAGCGGTCGAGGAAAACGTCCAGCCATGTCCTGACGCGGGTGATGAATATGACATAGATGTACTGAAGTCTCTTGGAATGGCCCAGCTAAGAGATTTTTCTCATTTGGTTTCTCGCCAGCTTGAGTCTAGCGCTTTTGCTAGTATCATTTGTAATAATGGATCGCAAATTGTCGTTAAAAAAGCGCGGTCGTGTGGTTTTGTGAAAATTCAGTTCGGCGATTAA